One genomic segment of Pedobacter endophyticus includes these proteins:
- a CDS encoding RDD family protein — protein MNPELEYTVVINGKPQGPFNLAELKNLNITPGTFVRKPGMDDYKEAHAMEELRELFGFDYQKTAPQYFAAFDQRLLASVIDHFIIFGFYIIAILISYIFIQEKNDRIMAFLIPFPIIFAIKLVYGIFAESSAKQATIGKRILNIKVTDLEGSRISIGRSLGRNLAKPFSAIPFFFGYLYSFLNKKNQCWHDVAAETLVIKDRLI, from the coding sequence ATGAATCCCGAACTTGAGTATACAGTTGTAATTAATGGAAAGCCGCAGGGCCCTTTTAATTTGGCTGAACTAAAAAACTTAAATATAACGCCAGGTACTTTCGTTCGCAAACCGGGCATGGACGATTATAAAGAAGCTCACGCGATGGAAGAATTGCGTGAGCTTTTCGGCTTTGACTATCAAAAAACAGCGCCGCAATATTTCGCAGCATTCGATCAGCGCCTGCTGGCCTCCGTAATTGACCATTTCATTATTTTCGGTTTTTACATCATCGCAATTTTAATCAGTTATATTTTTATTCAGGAAAAGAACGATAGAATAATGGCCTTTTTAATTCCCTTTCCGATCATATTTGCAATAAAACTGGTTTATGGAATTTTCGCCGAATCATCTGCAAAACAAGCAACCATCGGCAAGCGCATATTAAATATTAAAGTGACCGATTTGGAGGGGAGCAGAATTTCTATCGGCCGTTCGTTAGGTCGAAATTTGGCCAAACCATTTTCTGCGATACCATTCTTCTTTGGTTATTTATACAGTTTCCTGAATAAGAAAAATCAATGTTGGCATGATGTTGCCGCTGAAACCCTGGTGATAAAAGATAGGTTGATTTAG
- a CDS encoding LiaF transmembrane domain-containing protein, translating into MKLDRLIWGILLLFIGGVLLLENFGIIEFYWRNVWHFWPIFLIIAGVNILFNRGNSQTGHIISLGILVIALSFLFVRGQEPSNGRWWSSGGEHHSMDMDMDDDERDRTDEKVLATPHLLVEPFDVADTDKKTVLNISGGGVSYKFGGETPALIEAVVRNKSNHFYLNKKATDSVNVLTFGMNDKKNKWNFNDGDNDVNFKLNKLPNWDIVMNLGAGEADFDFADFKIRSFRFDGGAADVEVKIGDLLPITDVVVKSGLADVKIKIPANSGCRIKTKTGLSAKDFEGFEKLSDGVYETSNYKTSTKKIFINLDGGLSNFEVSRY; encoded by the coding sequence ATGAAATTAGATAGATTAATCTGGGGTATTTTACTGCTCTTTATTGGTGGTGTACTCTTATTAGAAAACTTTGGTATAATAGAGTTTTACTGGCGTAATGTATGGCATTTTTGGCCGATATTTTTAATCATAGCGGGTGTTAATATTTTATTTAACAGAGGCAATTCTCAAACCGGGCATATTATTTCTCTCGGCATTTTGGTTATAGCGCTTTCTTTTTTATTTGTAAGAGGACAAGAACCATCCAATGGTCGTTGGTGGTCGAGCGGCGGTGAACATCATAGCATGGATATGGATATGGATGATGATGAGAGAGACCGAACTGACGAAAAAGTACTTGCAACTCCGCATTTGTTAGTGGAGCCTTTTGATGTTGCCGATACGGATAAAAAAACTGTTTTAAATATCTCTGGTGGGGGAGTTTCTTATAAATTTGGTGGTGAAACGCCTGCTTTGATTGAGGCCGTTGTTAGAAATAAAAGCAATCACTTCTATTTAAATAAAAAAGCTACCGATAGTGTAAATGTGCTAACATTTGGTATGAATGATAAAAAGAACAAATGGAATTTTAACGACGGGGACAACGATGTTAATTTCAAATTGAATAAGTTACCAAACTGGGATATTGTAATGAATTTAGGTGCTGGAGAAGCTGATTTTGACTTTGCTGATTTTAAAATACGCAGTTTCCGTTTTGATGGGGGTGCAGCCGATGTTGAGGTTAAAATTGGAGATTTATTGCCAATAACCGATGTGGTAGTAAAATCTGGCTTAGCGGACGTTAAAATTAAAATACCTGCCAATTCCGGTTGTAGAATTAAAACCAAAACAGGTTTATCTGCGAAAGACTTTGAAGGTTTTGAAAAACTTAGCGATGGTGTTTACGAAACTTCGAACTATAAAACATCAACAAAAAAAATATTCATCAATTTAGATGGCGGATTAAGTAACTTTGAAGTGAGTAGGTATTAG
- a CDS encoding PspC domain-containing protein produces MEKKLFRNEHDKMIAGVASGLADYMQVEVTIIRLLFALSTIFMAGGGLVAYIIMWIIVPVNNDPNAKFSKFNDYFNKNNPNAAPFGSSDTFTGPAGAGNTNWTQPVDDSTKRPFETQPDFSKFNKPNDSGRTIAGLLMLAIGCFFLMHQLDFIPEWFTIRNFFKFMWPMVFIALGISIIAKSRRKNEWANFQNQQAQEEQKKSADVSDAVIVEEKPDNDNNSTSTNPQA; encoded by the coding sequence ATGGAAAAGAAGCTTTTTAGAAACGAACACGATAAGATGATTGCCGGTGTAGCTTCTGGTCTTGCAGATTACATGCAGGTTGAAGTAACCATTATCAGATTATTGTTTGCGTTATCAACTATTTTTATGGCTGGTGGTGGCCTTGTGGCCTACATTATTATGTGGATTATTGTGCCGGTAAATAACGATCCAAATGCCAAATTCTCGAAGTTTAACGATTATTTCAACAAGAATAATCCAAATGCAGCACCGTTCGGTTCGTCCGATACATTTACCGGACCAGCCGGAGCGGGTAATACAAACTGGACTCAGCCGGTTGATGATAGCACGAAAAGACCTTTCGAAACCCAGCCCGATTTTAGTAAGTTCAATAAGCCGAATGATTCGGGCAGAACAATTGCCGGCTTGTTGATGCTGGCGATAGGCTGTTTCTTTTTAATGCATCAGTTGGATTTTATCCCGGAATGGTTCACCATCAGAAATTTTTTCAAGTTTATGTGGCCAATGGTATTTATTGCTTTAGGTATTAGCATTATTGCAAAATCCAGGCGCAAAAACGAATGGGCGAACTTTCAAAACCAGCAAGCGCAGGAAGAACAGAAAAAATCAGCCGATGTTTCGGACGCAGTAATTGTGGAAGAAAAGCCAGACAACGACAACAATTCAACATCTACAAACCCTCAAGCATAA
- a CDS encoding SDR family oxidoreductase has product MKAIITGATKGIGRAIAIKLWQNGYDLLLTARNIKDLEELRNELLVDDKTISIYAVDCSIKTEIKTFLDSAGQEFGFADVLVNNVGTFLPGSLLDEDDETFEKQQDLNVNACYYISKFFAKRMRLEQKGHIFNICSVASKAPVKNGGSYSVTKAAMLSLNHVLRQELAPHNVKVTAFLPGSTKTSSWEGTTIPDDKFVQPEDIAETLFTILNLSKGVNVDEVLMTPLDF; this is encoded by the coding sequence ATGAAAGCGATAATAACAGGTGCAACAAAGGGGATAGGCAGAGCAATTGCGATTAAACTTTGGCAAAATGGATACGATTTGCTACTTACTGCCAGAAATATAAAGGACCTTGAAGAATTACGAAATGAGTTGCTTGTTGATGATAAAACAATTTCTATTTACGCGGTAGATTGTTCGATAAAAACAGAAATAAAGACTTTTCTCGACAGCGCTGGTCAAGAATTTGGCTTTGCCGATGTTTTGGTAAACAATGTGGGTACATTTTTGCCCGGCAGCTTGTTGGATGAAGATGACGAAACGTTCGAAAAGCAGCAAGACCTGAACGTGAATGCCTGCTATTACATCAGTAAATTTTTTGCTAAAAGAATGCGCCTGGAGCAAAAAGGGCACATATTTAACATTTGCTCAGTAGCCAGCAAAGCACCCGTAAAAAATGGCGGCAGTTATAGTGTAACAAAAGCAGCGATGTTAAGTCTTAATCATGTATTGCGGCAAGAATTAGCCCCACACAACGTTAAGGTAACGGCATTTTTGCCAGGCTCAACCAAAACATCATCATGGGAGGGAACAACGATTCCTGATGACAAATTTGTGCAGCCTGAAGACATTGCGGAAACTTTGTTTACCATTTTAAATTTAAGTAAAGGTGTAAACGTTGATGAGGTACTGATGACGCCGCTCGATTTTTAA
- a CDS encoding MlaE family ABC transporter permease, giving the protein MNFTNFGRYILLLKSVFRRPEKLKIYLKEIAKQMDYVGVGSLGLIAIISTFIGAVMTLQIAFQLTSDFIPKTIIGSVNRDSSILELSPTISAIVLAGKIGSAISSEIGSMRVTEQIDALEIMGINAPGYLILPKIISGITMVPVLVIISMVLSISGGYLGGTISGAVTPAEYIQGITTDFNPYTIVVALVKAFVFGFIITSVPAYEGFYVRGGALEVSQASTRAVVISCISILACDYIVTQLLL; this is encoded by the coding sequence ATGAATTTTACCAATTTTGGCAGATACATACTGCTTTTAAAGTCTGTATTTAGAAGACCGGAAAAACTAAAAATATACCTGAAAGAAATAGCCAAGCAAATGGATTATGTTGGTGTGGGCTCTTTAGGGCTTATCGCCATTATTTCTACCTTTATCGGTGCTGTAATGACTTTGCAAATTGCTTTCCAGTTAACGAGCGACTTTATTCCGAAAACGATTATTGGCTCCGTAAACCGCGATTCGAGTATTTTAGAGCTGAGCCCAACCATTAGTGCAATTGTATTAGCGGGTAAAATTGGCTCGGCCATTTCATCAGAAATCGGTTCGATGCGGGTAACTGAGCAAATTGATGCGCTTGAGATTATGGGAATAAACGCACCGGGATACCTGATTTTACCAAAAATTATATCAGGCATTACAATGGTTCCGGTATTAGTTATTATCTCAATGGTGTTAAGTATTTCTGGTGGTTACCTTGGTGGCACCATTTCTGGCGCTGTAACTCCTGCTGAATATATTCAAGGTATTACAACCGACTTTAACCCTTACACCATTGTTGTTGCTTTGGTAAAGGCGTTTGTGTTCGGGTTTATTATCACATCAGTTCCTGCTTACGAGGGTTTTTACGTTCGTGGTGGCGCTTTAGAGGTTTCGCAAGCCAGTACCAGAGCCGTTGTAATTAGTTGTATTTCGATTTTAGCCTGCGATTATATCGTAACCCAATTATTATTGTAA
- a CDS encoding ABC transporter ATP-binding protein: MIEIKDIYKSFSGNEVLKGISGKFEEGVTNLIIGASGSGKTTLLKCMVGLHQPDSGAVLYDGRDFTPMSYEERIEVRKEIGMLFQGSALFDSMTVEENVMFPLNMFTDQSRKEKIERVNFCLERVNLAGKNKLFPAELSGGMKKRVGIARAISMNPKYLFCDEPNSGLDPKTSIVIDELIKEITEEYKTTTIVVTHDMNSVMGIGDYILFLHQGHKFWEGSNKEIAHTDIKELNDFVFASRFMKAAKGKF; the protein is encoded by the coding sequence ATGATAGAGATTAAAGACATATATAAATCATTCTCTGGCAATGAAGTGTTGAAAGGCATTTCGGGCAAGTTTGAAGAAGGCGTTACTAATCTTATTATTGGGGCTTCGGGTTCTGGTAAAACCACGCTTTTAAAATGTATGGTTGGCCTGCATCAACCAGATTCGGGTGCCGTATTGTACGATGGACGCGATTTTACACCGATGAGCTACGAAGAACGTATTGAGGTTCGTAAGGAAATCGGCATGCTTTTTCAGGGATCGGCACTTTTTGACAGCATGACGGTGGAAGAAAATGTAATGTTTCCATTGAATATGTTTACAGATCAATCTCGTAAGGAAAAAATTGAACGGGTTAATTTTTGTTTGGAAAGGGTAAACCTTGCCGGGAAAAATAAACTGTTCCCGGCTGAGCTTTCTGGCGGGATGAAGAAACGTGTTGGTATTGCCCGGGCTATTTCAATGAATCCCAAATATCTGTTTTGCGATGAGCCAAACTCGGGTTTAGATCCTAAAACATCGATCGTTATTGATGAATTGATCAAGGAAATAACCGAGGAGTACAAAACCACTACCATTGTAGTAACACACGATATGAACTCGGTAATGGGTATTGGCGATTATATTTTATTTTTGCACCAAGGCCACAAGTTTTGGGAAGGCAGTAACAAAGAAATTGCGCATACCGATATCAAGGAGCTTAATGATTTTGTTTTTGCGAGTCGGTTTATGAAAGCTGCAAAAGGAAAATTTTAA
- the vapB gene encoding type II toxin-antitoxin system VapB family antitoxin — MHKLDSLPENLVNEVEDFIDFLKAKHAKSFYKKNEGPDSMAEEPKSLYGAAKGLFIIPEDFNEPLDDLKDYM; from the coding sequence ATGCATAAATTAGATTCTTTACCCGAAAACTTGGTTAACGAGGTAGAAGATTTTATTGATTTTTTGAAAGCCAAACATGCTAAAAGTTTCTACAAAAAAAATGAGGGGCCGGATAGTATGGCTGAGGAGCCGAAAAGCTTGTACGGTGCTGCGAAGGGATTGTTTATTATTCCAGAGGATTTTAACGAACCTTTAGATGACCTAAAAGACTATATGTAA
- a CDS encoding type II toxin-antitoxin system VapC family toxin, producing the protein MRYLIDTHIFISLINEDRNIDKRVISDIENPSNEKFISIASLWEIVIKVNIGKLTVTRNLNEMYDLIENLGISILEIQKHQLDKYLTLPLVHRDPFDRLIISQALANDLILITDDQYIRSYPNLKLF; encoded by the coding sequence ATGCGGTATTTAATTGATACCCATATATTCATCTCTTTAATTAATGAAGATCGAAACATCGACAAACGAGTAATTAGCGATATTGAAAATCCCAGCAATGAAAAATTTATTAGCATAGCCAGTCTCTGGGAAATCGTGATAAAGGTGAATATCGGCAAATTGACTGTGACGAGGAACCTCAATGAAATGTATGATTTGATTGAAAACCTTGGCATTTCGATTTTAGAAATACAAAAACACCAGCTGGATAAGTATTTGACATTGCCTTTGGTACATAGAGATCCGTTTGATAGGCTAATTATTTCGCAGGCACTGGCCAATGATCTTATCTTAATAACCGATGACCAATACATCAGAAGTTATCCAAATTTAAAGTTATTTTAA
- a CDS encoding class I SAM-dependent methyltransferase — protein MIQLLAPTHWKDYELIDCGDFEKLERFGNVVLIRPEPQAVWKKTLSEQDWKKTANITFRGRSATSGEWVKKNQSLPDRWHVEYKNNDVAIKLRLGLTSFKHVGVFPEQAVNWDFISASIKKFTTPRPKVLNLFAYTGAASLIANAAGAETTHVDSIKQVVTWANENQELSGLKDTRWMVEDALKFVKKELKRGKKYNGIILDPPAYGHGPNGEKWKLEDHIQEMMQDVVQLLDEKEHFLILNTYSLGFSSVIVENLIRTSFPTVKNLETGELYLQATAGIKLPLGVFGKFCNV, from the coding sequence ATGATACAACTACTTGCCCCAACACACTGGAAAGATTATGAACTGATTGATTGTGGGGATTTTGAAAAATTGGAACGTTTTGGTAATGTGGTTTTAATTCGTCCAGAACCGCAAGCCGTTTGGAAAAAAACGCTATCTGAGCAAGACTGGAAAAAAACGGCCAATATTACCTTTAGAGGCCGCTCTGCAACTTCTGGCGAATGGGTTAAGAAAAACCAATCGCTACCCGATCGTTGGCATGTTGAATACAAAAACAATGATGTAGCAATCAAACTTCGTTTAGGCTTAACTTCATTTAAACATGTTGGCGTTTTCCCTGAGCAAGCTGTAAATTGGGATTTTATTTCTGCATCGATCAAGAAATTCACTACTCCCAGGCCCAAGGTTTTAAACCTTTTTGCCTATACTGGCGCTGCATCGCTAATTGCAAACGCAGCAGGCGCCGAAACAACTCATGTCGATTCTATTAAACAGGTGGTTACCTGGGCAAACGAAAATCAGGAGCTTTCGGGGCTGAAAGATACGCGTTGGATGGTGGAAGACGCCTTGAAATTTGTGAAAAAAGAGCTTAAGCGAGGCAAAAAATATAACGGAATCATTTTAGATCCCCCGGCGTATGGCCACGGACCAAATGGTGAAAAATGGAAGCTTGAAGATCACATTCAGGAAATGATGCAAGATGTTGTTCAGTTATTAGACGAAAAAGAACATTTCTTGATCTTGAATACTTACTCGCTTGGATTTTCTTCTGTTATTGTCGAGAATTTAATTCGCACTTCGTTCCCCACGGTTAAAAATCTGGAGACCGGTGAGCTATATCTGCAAGCAACTGCAGGTATTAAATTACCACTCGGCGTTTTCGGTAAATTTTGCAATGTGTAA
- a CDS encoding acyl-CoA dehydrogenase family protein, with product MDTLTQTWQEKVREFSAKSEEMGELHPAILELAYQENWFKLFVPEVYGGPGKKLPKILRLEEELAEADGSLGWTVTLCAGAAWFAGFLNPQLASEVFSDRQVCFAGSGAIGGTATKTNNGYRINGHWKYASGALHATIFTANCLLKNEDGTDILDEEGNPKIMSFILKKDEVEILSGWSYFGLIATGSHAFEVHNLEVPENRTFKINNTIEVADEGFNYPFLQLAETTLAVNSLGMANHFIRLVEQSFFARSGQKRYNEKQIEFFDCELNRCKKEVDDLRNQFYKAFDQSWEQLINDGEITEEKLAAVSLISRKLAHACRKAVDTLFPYCGLEAAKKESEINRVWRDIHTASQHSLLTFIE from the coding sequence ATGGATACCTTAACACAAACCTGGCAAGAAAAAGTACGTGAATTTTCGGCTAAGTCAGAGGAAATGGGTGAGTTGCACCCCGCGATTTTGGAACTCGCTTACCAGGAAAACTGGTTTAAGCTTTTCGTACCTGAGGTATATGGCGGCCCAGGAAAAAAACTTCCTAAAATACTAAGGCTAGAGGAAGAGCTGGCCGAGGCAGATGGCAGCTTAGGTTGGACGGTTACTTTGTGTGCAGGTGCCGCGTGGTTTGCAGGCTTTTTAAACCCGCAATTGGCAAGCGAAGTTTTTAGCGACAGACAAGTTTGCTTCGCTGGAAGCGGGGCTATTGGCGGCACGGCTACGAAAACCAACAACGGATATCGCATTAACGGCCATTGGAAATATGCCAGCGGTGCGCTGCATGCTACCATTTTTACCGCAAACTGCTTGCTTAAAAACGAAGACGGAACCGATATTTTAGATGAAGAGGGAAATCCAAAGATTATGTCCTTTATCCTTAAAAAAGATGAAGTAGAGATTCTTTCCGGCTGGTCGTATTTTGGATTAATTGCAACAGGAAGTCACGCTTTTGAGGTGCACAACCTCGAGGTTCCCGAAAATCGAACTTTTAAAATAAACAACACTATCGAAGTTGCCGATGAGGGCTTTAACTACCCTTTTTTACAGTTGGCAGAAACTACTTTGGCCGTAAACAGTTTGGGTATGGCCAATCATTTTATCCGTTTGGTAGAGCAGTCCTTTTTCGCTCGTTCAGGACAGAAAAGATATAACGAAAAGCAAATTGAATTTTTTGATTGTGAGCTGAACCGCTGCAAAAAGGAGGTTGACGATTTGAGAAATCAATTTTACAAGGCATTTGATCAATCCTGGGAACAATTAATAAACGATGGAGAAATAACTGAAGAAAAGTTGGCAGCAGTAAGTCTAATCAGTAGGAAGCTGGCGCATGCTTGCCGAAAGGCGGTTGATACGCTTTTCCCTTACTGTGGTTTGGAAGCTGCTAAAAAGGAATCAGAAATTAACCGGGTTTGGCGAGATATACACACCGCAAGTCAGCATTCGCTGTTAACATTTATTGAATAA
- the pnuC gene encoding nicotinamide riboside transporter PnuC: MNFQEWFKLFQEQILHTSLIEWLAVGFGVSEVLLAKKNNIWLYPTGIISILLSMFLLLNVKLYAEMLLSIYYLVMSVYGWIIWKKRKLDGENQVSWSTNAELAIAVSISTIGFFIFYFVLKNHTDSDVPLLDAFVSSTAWAGMWLLAKRKIENWIFLNISNIVAIPLLFHKKLPLMACLTTFLFVVAIFGFLDWKKIIGKRRLTVNG; encoded by the coding sequence ATGAATTTTCAGGAATGGTTTAAGCTTTTTCAAGAGCAAATTTTACACACATCATTAATTGAGTGGTTGGCCGTGGGTTTCGGCGTTTCGGAGGTGTTACTGGCCAAGAAAAATAACATTTGGTTATACCCAACCGGAATTATTTCTATTCTACTTTCCATGTTCTTATTACTTAATGTAAAGCTTTATGCGGAAATGCTATTAAGTATTTATTATCTGGTAATGAGTGTTTACGGATGGATAATTTGGAAAAAGCGCAAGCTAGATGGAGAAAACCAAGTTTCTTGGAGCACTAATGCTGAATTGGCAATTGCCGTCTCAATTTCAACTATTGGGTTCTTTATTTTCTATTTTGTTTTAAAAAATCATACCGATTCCGATGTGCCATTACTCGATGCTTTTGTTTCATCAACCGCCTGGGCGGGGATGTGGCTTTTGGCCAAGAGAAAAATTGAAAACTGGATTTTCCTTAACATCTCGAACATCGTAGCCATTCCATTATTATTTCATAAAAAGCTACCGTTAATGGCTTGCTTAACAACATTTCTGTTCGTAGTCGCCATTTTTGGTTTTTTAGATTGGAAGAAAATTATCGGTAAGCGGAGATTAACAGTTAACGGTTAG